Proteins encoded together in one Phalacrocorax aristotelis chromosome 7, bGulAri2.1, whole genome shotgun sequence window:
- the SPHKAP gene encoding A-kinase anchor protein SPHKAP isoform X2 — protein MAGRPPPAAAGPGRPPPAAPSFESPLMHEVPEHQGSSTDSSASSLGSSVTACKKILCSNSLLESTDYWLQNQRTPCQIGFLEDKSESNCASVCFVNLDANRDDCSDEQVKQRLISVSPNLPKLISSMNVQPPKENEIVLLSGLASGNLQADYEVPQCPWLADVCLVQCARGDRKNSASCIIFEINKFLIGLELVQERQLQIEAHVLKPEDDTNCSVSSIEEDFLTASEHFEDDNEADEYKTGHEKLSVSETSSDVKKNKGKGFENLHYKKARLPFILEGNGINKDNAATRVSEAVNVVAEDGILQPEDKSDQEMLLQKELAGRATSSFSTTNLTSEVENSSSVHVLEDVSLTKMAKEELGPLYDPTVKHNSKTDGEDCAGIRKTVPPSQNERATTGQYATNLAESVLQDAFIRLSQSQPTFSEEAAVSISVGSSCKSEDVSVPRSWNELPKIVIVQSPDSSENVSEWPGSAFPNLCHWTESESSAEVSDYLEEEHSNGHGQSALEVALACAATVVGTISSPQAAEKFRWDQEATDSKSGAVDNEELHAASSQLLDDSAGTEYSFPSALCGMTQVASAVAVCGLGETKEEKYPAASSGLMSAAQTSAAITLHCSIAIGSSMEKLNNSIAEALLKEASIILTKPNTYKNVGHFMESINGKIIETAARPRIAHTDEVIRDELAQNLSNIILRHSVEEVRKKRQLHPHSENGSSTQDIFMETANELLFNVIYFTCKKMNDLRQVEECSPLFSEGTKAEKVTRAEGWSTQATARETSHSPLDHSAVKPFGTSYSTSASKDLGSVANTRKSNMKDVNSKESATLNSEPTGRATGHNTLVAKTSPKKRYLKRTARDCYKSPNQSNNHQKKKDYRSFSDRENTVANNECRHGVQEQLSSSATMNAENQAKHKCDAVLNNDVQVSLSLLGNHVLLPSQPVLQVKHSRDKYCITDFAEELAETVVSMATEIAAICLENSNGKQPWFCAWKRGNEYLMTQSLSCRTMKRKKETHANGSVVRKHRAPRLSEIKRKTDEHPELKERLMNRVVDESINLEDTPDSVNVFANEVAAKIMNLTELSMVDSIWQGPNHPRNRLHCERWSRAKASSCESIPEEDSDSKASLNTLGLMNTFGQPVSQTSSVSKQSSCESITDEFSRFMVNQMENEGRGFDLLLDYYAGKNANNILTSALQQVAKKTGHLNVRPSCPSKQSSTESITEEFYRYMLREIEKENKDNLSSPRNSKDWCDSLLPPSLRSPFCFRQSSVPDSRSSGSRLTVNVPIKANSLDGFAHHHQDSLSVQPVSTVASSGLCKSDSCLYQRCKTDQITDMLIHETWASSIESLMRKNKIIADEAEAAEADQFHSDSPPHVEQYANRLAANIVESGKNLIVVQQDSFDYTSQEHVLESKHPQSTTQIQSKPKRDGVNLDEKKEHVKSPGCLPAGQHREVPLIQIETDQRDEPDKESESLTSCGPSGKQQQSKEKPPEAFDGKHMVSSSLPSSNSPQNRPDAEIIGETKTAEEFPNHLSSSEESTGSWSQLANDEDNPDDTSSYLQLSERSLSNGNSSTTSSLGIMDLEIYQENVPSSPMINELVEEKVFLKEQTENTEESTSGLSVGTANCQKDLLVINFDLEPECPDVELRATLQWIAASELGIPTIYFKKSQENRIEKFLDVVQLVQRKSWKVGDIFHAVVQYCKLSEEGREMTPSLFDWLLELG, from the exons GTTTGTTTTGTGAATTTAGATGCAAACAGAGATGATTGCAGTGATGAGCAAGTGAAACAG AGGTTGATCAGCGTCTCTCCAAATCTCCCCAAACTCATCAGTTCAATGAACGTACAACcaccaaaggaaaatgaaatagtCCTGCTGAGTGGATTAGCATCAGGAAACCTTCAGGCCGATTATGAAGTTCCCCAG TGTCCTTGGCTGGCAGATGTCTGCTTGGTTCAGTGTGCGAGGGGGGACAGGAAAAACAGCGCAAGCTGCATcatttttgaaataaacaaGTTTCTGATTGGACTTGAGCTCGTTCAGGAGAGACAGCTGCAGATAGAAGCTCATGTCTTAAAGCCCGAGGATGACACAAACTGCTCAGTGTCCTCAATAGAAGAAGATTTCCTCACAGCATCTGAGCACTTCGAGGATGACAACGAGGCTGATGAATATAAAACTG gTCATGAAAAATTAAGTGTTTCAGAAACATCTTCAGATGTcaaaaaaaataagggaaaggGATTTGAAAATCTCCACTACAAAAAAGCCAGGTTACCATTCATTCTTGAAGGGAACGGGATTAATAAAGATAATGCAGCTACTAGAGTCTCTGAAGCTGTGAATGTTGTGGCTGAAGATGGCATCTTACAACCTGAAGATAAATCAGACCAGGAAATGTTGTTGCAGAAGGAATTAGCTGGAAGAGCTACTTCATCCTTTAGTACTACTAATTTGACTAGTGAGGTTGAAAATTCCTCCTCAGTGCATGTGTTAGAAGATGTATCTTTAACCAAAATGGCTAAAGAGGAGCTGGGGCCTCTGTATGACCCAACAGTGAAACACAACAGTAAGACAGATGGAGAGGATTGTGCAGGTATCAGGAAAACTGTTCCTCCCTCGCAAAATGAGCGGGCAACTACAGGTCAGTATGCCACAAATTTAGCAGAATCTGTTCTGCAAGATGCGTTCATTAGGCTGTCACAGTCGCAACCCACTTTTAGTGAGGAGGCTGCCGTCAGCATCTCTGTAGGAAGCTCCTGCAAGTCAGAAGATGTATCTGTTCCCCGATCGTGGAATGAACTTCCAAAGATCGTCATAGTGCAAAGTCCAGACAGTTCTGAGAATGTTTCTGAGTGGCCAGGGTCTGCCTTCCCCAACCTGTGCCACTGGACTGAATCAGAAAGTTCTGCTGAAGTTTCAGATTACTTAGAGGAAGAACATTCAAATGGACATGGCCAGAGTGCACTGGAAGTGGCTCTGGCTTGTGCAGCCACTGTTGTTGGAACCATTTCCAGTCCCCAGGCTGCAGAAAAGTTCAGATGGGATCAAGAAGCCACAGACTCTAAAAGTGGAGCGGTTGATAATGAAGAGCTACACGCAGCATCTTCACAGCTGCTTGATGACAGTGCTGGCACAGAATATTCATTTCCATCTGCACTGTGTGGCATGACTCAAGTAGCAAGTGCTGTAGCCGTCTGTGGTCTGGGTGAAACGAAGGAAGAGAAGTACCCTGCAGCGTCAAGTGGACTTATGTCTGCTGCTCAGACTTCTGCAGCCATTACTCTTCATTGCAGCATAGCTATAGGAAGCAGCATGGAGAAACTGAATAATAGCATTGCAGAGGCACTTCTCAAAGAGGCATCAATAATTTTGACAAAACCCAACACATACAAAAATGTAGGGCATTTTATGGAATccataaatggaaaaattattgAAACAGCAGCAAGGCCACGGATTGCACACACTGATGAAGTAATCAGGGATGAACTTGCACAAAACTTATCCAATATTATTCTACGACATTCTGTTGAAGAGGTTAGGAAGAAGAGACAGCTACACCCCCATTCAGAAAATGGCTCAAGTACGCAAGACATTTTCATGGAGACTGCAAATGAGttgctttttaatgtaatatattTCACTTGCAAGAAGATGAATGACTTAAGACAAGTTGAAGAGTgttctcctctcttttctgagggcacaaaagcagagaaagtaaCAAGAGCAGAAGGATGGTCAACACAGGCAACAGCACGTGAAACTTCACACAGCCCCCTTGATCACTCTGCTGTTAAGCCATTTGGTACATCCTACAGCACTAGTGCTAGCAAAGATCTTGGAAGTGTTGCAAACACTAGGAAAAGTAATATGAAAGATGTAAATAGCAAGGAAAGTGCCACACTGAATTCAGAACCAACAGGTAGAGCTACAGGGCATAACACACTTGTTGCAAAAACATCTCCCAAGAAAAGATACCTGAAAAGAACTGCACGAGACTGTTACAAATCCCCAAATCAGAGTAACAAtcatcagaagaagaaagactACAGATCATTTTCAGACAGAGAAAATACCGTTGCAAACAATGAATGCAGGCATGGCGTTCAAGAACAGCTGTCTTCCAGTGCCACCATGAATGCCGAAAACCAGGCCAAGCATAAGTGTGATGCTGTGCTAAATAATGACGTTCAGGTTAGCTTATCTCTGTTAGGAAATCATGTCTTGCTTCCTTCTCAGCCTGTCCTACAGGTGAAACATTCAAGGGACAAATATTGTATAACAGATTTTGCAGAAGAATTGGCAGAAACAGTTGTCTCTATGGCAACAGAAATAGCTGCCATTTGTCTTGAAAATTCAAATGGAAAGCAACCCTGGTTCTGTGCGTGGAAGAGAGGCAATGAATATCTGATGACCCAGAGTTTATCATGCAGAaccatgaaaaggaaaaaggaaacccATGCTAATGGTTCAGTTGTTCGGAAGCATAGGGCACCTAGACTTAGTGagatcaaaagaaaaactgatgagCATCCTGAGCTAAAGGAAAGATTGATGAATCGGGTAGTAGATGAATCTATAAACCTTGAGGATACACCAGATTCAGTCAATGTCTTTGCAAATGAAGTGGCTGCCAAGATCATGAACCTCACTGAACTCTCCATGGTTGATAGCATCTGGCAAGGTCCAAACCACCCCAGGAACAGGTTGCATTGTGAAAGATGGAGCCGAGCCAAGGCCTCAAGCTGCGAGAGCATACCAGAAGAGGACTCAGATTCCAAAGCCTCTCTCAATACCCTAGGCCTAATGAACACCTTTGGTCAACCTGTGAGCCAGACAAGTTCTGTTTCAAAGCAGTCTAGTTGCGAAAGCATTACAGATGAATTTTCAAGATTTATGGTGAACCAGatggaaaatgaaggaagaggCTTTGATTTATTACTGGATTATtatgcaggaaaaaatgcaaacaacatCTTAACTTCTGCTTTGCAACAGGTAGCCAAGAAAACTGGACATCTTAATGTAAGACCAAGTTGCCCATCCAAACAGTCCAGCACAGAAAGCATAACAGAAGAATTTTATAGGTATATGCtaagagaaatagaaaaggaaaataaagataatttatCTTCCCCTAGGAATTCGAAGGACTGGTGTGACAGTTTGCTACCACCCTCTCTACGATCACCTTTTTGCTTTAGGCAATCGTCAGTGCCTGACAGCAGATCATCAGGCTCTAGGCTAACAGTTAATGTCCCAATTAAAGCAAATTCATTAGATGGATTTGCCCACCATCACCAAGATTCCTTAAGCGTACAGCCAGTCAGTACCGTGGCTTCTTCAGGTCTTTGCAAGTCTGACTCATGCCTTTACCAACGATGCAAGACTGACCAGATAACAGATATGTTGATTCACGAGACGTGGGCAAGTTCTATTGAATCTTTAATGCGCAAGAACAAAATCATAGCAGATGAGGCggaggctgcagaggcagaCCAGTTTCACAGTGATTCCCCACCACATGTGGAACAATATGCAAACAGACTGGCTGCAAATATTGttgaaagtggaaaaaatttAATTGTTGTCCAGCAGGATTCCTTTGATTATACAAGCCAAGAACATGTGCTGGAAAGCAAACATCCCCAAAGCACAACTCAGATTCAATCAAAACCCAAAAGGGATGGAGTAAATTTGGATGAGAAAAAAGAGCATGTGAAGAGCCCTGGATGTCTCCCTGCAGGTCAGCACAGGGAAGTGCCTTTAATTCAGATAGAAACTGATCAACGAGATGAGCCAGATAAAGAATCAGAGTCCTTAACTTCATGTGGCccttctggaaagcagcagcaaagcaaagaaaagcctCCAGAAGCTTTTGATGGGAAACACATggtttccagttctctcccaaGTAG CAACAGTCCTCAGAACAGACCAGATGCTGAAATCATAGGAGAGACAAAAACAGCTGAAGAATTTCCAAACCATCTCAGCAGCAGTGAAGAAAGCACTGGCAGCTGGTCCCAGCTAGCTAACGATGAGGACAATCCTGATGACACAAGTAGCTACTTACAACTCAGCGAGCGATCCCTGAG CAATGGCAACAGCAGTACAACTAGCAGTCTTGGCATTATGGACCTGGAAATTTATCAGGAGAACGTGCCATCTTCTCCTATGATTAA TGAATTAGTagaagaaaaggttttccttaaagaacagacagaaaatacagagg aaagtaCTTCTGGGCTTTCAGTGGGAACAGCCAATTGTCAAAAGGACCTACTGGTGATAAACTTTGATCTGGAACCAGAGTGCCCTGATGTGGAGCTGCGAGCCACCCTGCAGTGGATAGCTGCTTCTGAACTTGGAATTCCAACCATCTATTTTAAGAAATctcaggaaaacagaattgAAAAG tttttagATGTTGTACAATTAGTTCAACGGAAGTCCTGGAAAGTGGGGGATATCTTTCATGCCGTGGTGCAGTACTGCAAGCTCAGTGAAGAAGGCAGAGAGATGACACCAAGCCTGTTTGACTGGCTTCTTGAATTGGGTTAA
- the SPHKAP gene encoding A-kinase anchor protein SPHKAP isoform X3: MSRPGTRCPPALCSFESPLMHEVPEHQGSSTDSSASSLGSSVTACKKILCSNSLLESTDYWLQNQRTPCQIGFLEDKSESNCASVCFVNLDANRDDCSDEQVKQRLISVSPNLPKLISSMNVQPPKENEIVLLSGLASGNLQADYEVPQCPWLADVCLVQCARGDRKNSASCIIFEINKFLIGLELVQERQLQIEAHVLKPEDDTNCSVSSIEEDFLTASEHFEDDNEADEYKTGHEKLSVSETSSDVKKNKGKGFENLHYKKARLPFILEGNGINKDNAATRVSEAVNVVAEDGILQPEDKSDQEMLLQKELAGRATSSFSTTNLTSEVENSSSVHVLEDVSLTKMAKEELGPLYDPTVKHNSKTDGEDCAGIRKTVPPSQNERATTGQYATNLAESVLQDAFIRLSQSQPTFSEEAAVSISVGSSCKSEDVSVPRSWNELPKIVIVQSPDSSENVSEWPGSAFPNLCHWTESESSAEVSDYLEEEHSNGHGQSALEVALACAATVVGTISSPQAAEKFRWDQEATDSKSGAVDNEELHAASSQLLDDSAGTEYSFPSALCGMTQVASAVAVCGLGETKEEKYPAASSGLMSAAQTSAAITLHCSIAIGSSMEKLNNSIAEALLKEASIILTKPNTYKNVGHFMESINGKIIETAARPRIAHTDEVIRDELAQNLSNIILRHSVEEVRKKRQLHPHSENGSSTQDIFMETANELLFNVIYFTCKKMNDLRQVEECSPLFSEGTKAEKVTRAEGWSTQATARETSHSPLDHSAVKPFGTSYSTSASKDLGSVANTRKSNMKDVNSKESATLNSEPTGRATGHNTLVAKTSPKKRYLKRTARDCYKSPNQSNNHQKKKDYRSFSDRENTVANNECRHGVQEQLSSSATMNAENQAKHKCDAVLNNDVQVSLSLLGNHVLLPSQPVLQVKHSRDKYCITDFAEELAETVVSMATEIAAICLENSNGKQPWFCAWKRGNEYLMTQSLSCRTMKRKKETHANGSVVRKHRAPRLSEIKRKTDEHPELKERLMNRVVDESINLEDTPDSVNVFANEVAAKIMNLTELSMVDSIWQGPNHPRNRLHCERWSRAKASSCESIPEEDSDSKASLNTLGLMNTFGQPVSQTSSVSKQSSCESITDEFSRFMVNQMENEGRGFDLLLDYYAGKNANNILTSALQQVAKKTGHLNVRPSCPSKQSSTESITEEFYRYMLREIEKENKDNLSSPRNSKDWCDSLLPPSLRSPFCFRQSSVPDSRSSGSRLTVNVPIKANSLDGFAHHHQDSLSVQPVSTVASSGLCKSDSCLYQRCKTDQITDMLIHETWASSIESLMRKNKIIADEAEAAEADQFHSDSPPHVEQYANRLAANIVESGKNLIVVQQDSFDYTSQEHVLESKHPQSTTQIQSKPKRDGVNLDEKKEHVKSPGCLPAGQHREVPLIQIETDQRDEPDKESESLTSCGPSGKQQQSKEKPPEAFDGKHMVSSSLPSSNSPQNRPDAEIIGETKTAEEFPNHLSSSEESTGSWSQLANDEDNPDDTSSYLQLSERSLSNGNSSTTSSLGIMDLEIYQENVPSSPMINELVEEKVFLKEQTENTEESTSGLSVGTANCQKDLLVINFDLEPECPDVELRATLQWIAASELGIPTIYFKKSQENRIEKFLDVVQLVQRKSWKVGDIFHAVVQYCKLSEEGREMTPSLFDWLLELG; this comes from the exons GTTTGTTTTGTGAATTTAGATGCAAACAGAGATGATTGCAGTGATGAGCAAGTGAAACAG AGGTTGATCAGCGTCTCTCCAAATCTCCCCAAACTCATCAGTTCAATGAACGTACAACcaccaaaggaaaatgaaatagtCCTGCTGAGTGGATTAGCATCAGGAAACCTTCAGGCCGATTATGAAGTTCCCCAG TGTCCTTGGCTGGCAGATGTCTGCTTGGTTCAGTGTGCGAGGGGGGACAGGAAAAACAGCGCAAGCTGCATcatttttgaaataaacaaGTTTCTGATTGGACTTGAGCTCGTTCAGGAGAGACAGCTGCAGATAGAAGCTCATGTCTTAAAGCCCGAGGATGACACAAACTGCTCAGTGTCCTCAATAGAAGAAGATTTCCTCACAGCATCTGAGCACTTCGAGGATGACAACGAGGCTGATGAATATAAAACTG gTCATGAAAAATTAAGTGTTTCAGAAACATCTTCAGATGTcaaaaaaaataagggaaaggGATTTGAAAATCTCCACTACAAAAAAGCCAGGTTACCATTCATTCTTGAAGGGAACGGGATTAATAAAGATAATGCAGCTACTAGAGTCTCTGAAGCTGTGAATGTTGTGGCTGAAGATGGCATCTTACAACCTGAAGATAAATCAGACCAGGAAATGTTGTTGCAGAAGGAATTAGCTGGAAGAGCTACTTCATCCTTTAGTACTACTAATTTGACTAGTGAGGTTGAAAATTCCTCCTCAGTGCATGTGTTAGAAGATGTATCTTTAACCAAAATGGCTAAAGAGGAGCTGGGGCCTCTGTATGACCCAACAGTGAAACACAACAGTAAGACAGATGGAGAGGATTGTGCAGGTATCAGGAAAACTGTTCCTCCCTCGCAAAATGAGCGGGCAACTACAGGTCAGTATGCCACAAATTTAGCAGAATCTGTTCTGCAAGATGCGTTCATTAGGCTGTCACAGTCGCAACCCACTTTTAGTGAGGAGGCTGCCGTCAGCATCTCTGTAGGAAGCTCCTGCAAGTCAGAAGATGTATCTGTTCCCCGATCGTGGAATGAACTTCCAAAGATCGTCATAGTGCAAAGTCCAGACAGTTCTGAGAATGTTTCTGAGTGGCCAGGGTCTGCCTTCCCCAACCTGTGCCACTGGACTGAATCAGAAAGTTCTGCTGAAGTTTCAGATTACTTAGAGGAAGAACATTCAAATGGACATGGCCAGAGTGCACTGGAAGTGGCTCTGGCTTGTGCAGCCACTGTTGTTGGAACCATTTCCAGTCCCCAGGCTGCAGAAAAGTTCAGATGGGATCAAGAAGCCACAGACTCTAAAAGTGGAGCGGTTGATAATGAAGAGCTACACGCAGCATCTTCACAGCTGCTTGATGACAGTGCTGGCACAGAATATTCATTTCCATCTGCACTGTGTGGCATGACTCAAGTAGCAAGTGCTGTAGCCGTCTGTGGTCTGGGTGAAACGAAGGAAGAGAAGTACCCTGCAGCGTCAAGTGGACTTATGTCTGCTGCTCAGACTTCTGCAGCCATTACTCTTCATTGCAGCATAGCTATAGGAAGCAGCATGGAGAAACTGAATAATAGCATTGCAGAGGCACTTCTCAAAGAGGCATCAATAATTTTGACAAAACCCAACACATACAAAAATGTAGGGCATTTTATGGAATccataaatggaaaaattattgAAACAGCAGCAAGGCCACGGATTGCACACACTGATGAAGTAATCAGGGATGAACTTGCACAAAACTTATCCAATATTATTCTACGACATTCTGTTGAAGAGGTTAGGAAGAAGAGACAGCTACACCCCCATTCAGAAAATGGCTCAAGTACGCAAGACATTTTCATGGAGACTGCAAATGAGttgctttttaatgtaatatattTCACTTGCAAGAAGATGAATGACTTAAGACAAGTTGAAGAGTgttctcctctcttttctgagggcacaaaagcagagaaagtaaCAAGAGCAGAAGGATGGTCAACACAGGCAACAGCACGTGAAACTTCACACAGCCCCCTTGATCACTCTGCTGTTAAGCCATTTGGTACATCCTACAGCACTAGTGCTAGCAAAGATCTTGGAAGTGTTGCAAACACTAGGAAAAGTAATATGAAAGATGTAAATAGCAAGGAAAGTGCCACACTGAATTCAGAACCAACAGGTAGAGCTACAGGGCATAACACACTTGTTGCAAAAACATCTCCCAAGAAAAGATACCTGAAAAGAACTGCACGAGACTGTTACAAATCCCCAAATCAGAGTAACAAtcatcagaagaagaaagactACAGATCATTTTCAGACAGAGAAAATACCGTTGCAAACAATGAATGCAGGCATGGCGTTCAAGAACAGCTGTCTTCCAGTGCCACCATGAATGCCGAAAACCAGGCCAAGCATAAGTGTGATGCTGTGCTAAATAATGACGTTCAGGTTAGCTTATCTCTGTTAGGAAATCATGTCTTGCTTCCTTCTCAGCCTGTCCTACAGGTGAAACATTCAAGGGACAAATATTGTATAACAGATTTTGCAGAAGAATTGGCAGAAACAGTTGTCTCTATGGCAACAGAAATAGCTGCCATTTGTCTTGAAAATTCAAATGGAAAGCAACCCTGGTTCTGTGCGTGGAAGAGAGGCAATGAATATCTGATGACCCAGAGTTTATCATGCAGAaccatgaaaaggaaaaaggaaacccATGCTAATGGTTCAGTTGTTCGGAAGCATAGGGCACCTAGACTTAGTGagatcaaaagaaaaactgatgagCATCCTGAGCTAAAGGAAAGATTGATGAATCGGGTAGTAGATGAATCTATAAACCTTGAGGATACACCAGATTCAGTCAATGTCTTTGCAAATGAAGTGGCTGCCAAGATCATGAACCTCACTGAACTCTCCATGGTTGATAGCATCTGGCAAGGTCCAAACCACCCCAGGAACAGGTTGCATTGTGAAAGATGGAGCCGAGCCAAGGCCTCAAGCTGCGAGAGCATACCAGAAGAGGACTCAGATTCCAAAGCCTCTCTCAATACCCTAGGCCTAATGAACACCTTTGGTCAACCTGTGAGCCAGACAAGTTCTGTTTCAAAGCAGTCTAGTTGCGAAAGCATTACAGATGAATTTTCAAGATTTATGGTGAACCAGatggaaaatgaaggaagaggCTTTGATTTATTACTGGATTATtatgcaggaaaaaatgcaaacaacatCTTAACTTCTGCTTTGCAACAGGTAGCCAAGAAAACTGGACATCTTAATGTAAGACCAAGTTGCCCATCCAAACAGTCCAGCACAGAAAGCATAACAGAAGAATTTTATAGGTATATGCtaagagaaatagaaaaggaaaataaagataatttatCTTCCCCTAGGAATTCGAAGGACTGGTGTGACAGTTTGCTACCACCCTCTCTACGATCACCTTTTTGCTTTAGGCAATCGTCAGTGCCTGACAGCAGATCATCAGGCTCTAGGCTAACAGTTAATGTCCCAATTAAAGCAAATTCATTAGATGGATTTGCCCACCATCACCAAGATTCCTTAAGCGTACAGCCAGTCAGTACCGTGGCTTCTTCAGGTCTTTGCAAGTCTGACTCATGCCTTTACCAACGATGCAAGACTGACCAGATAACAGATATGTTGATTCACGAGACGTGGGCAAGTTCTATTGAATCTTTAATGCGCAAGAACAAAATCATAGCAGATGAGGCggaggctgcagaggcagaCCAGTTTCACAGTGATTCCCCACCACATGTGGAACAATATGCAAACAGACTGGCTGCAAATATTGttgaaagtggaaaaaatttAATTGTTGTCCAGCAGGATTCCTTTGATTATACAAGCCAAGAACATGTGCTGGAAAGCAAACATCCCCAAAGCACAACTCAGATTCAATCAAAACCCAAAAGGGATGGAGTAAATTTGGATGAGAAAAAAGAGCATGTGAAGAGCCCTGGATGTCTCCCTGCAGGTCAGCACAGGGAAGTGCCTTTAATTCAGATAGAAACTGATCAACGAGATGAGCCAGATAAAGAATCAGAGTCCTTAACTTCATGTGGCccttctggaaagcagcagcaaagcaaagaaaagcctCCAGAAGCTTTTGATGGGAAACACATggtttccagttctctcccaaGTAG CAACAGTCCTCAGAACAGACCAGATGCTGAAATCATAGGAGAGACAAAAACAGCTGAAGAATTTCCAAACCATCTCAGCAGCAGTGAAGAAAGCACTGGCAGCTGGTCCCAGCTAGCTAACGATGAGGACAATCCTGATGACACAAGTAGCTACTTACAACTCAGCGAGCGATCCCTGAG CAATGGCAACAGCAGTACAACTAGCAGTCTTGGCATTATGGACCTGGAAATTTATCAGGAGAACGTGCCATCTTCTCCTATGATTAA TGAATTAGTagaagaaaaggttttccttaaagaacagacagaaaatacagagg aaagtaCTTCTGGGCTTTCAGTGGGAACAGCCAATTGTCAAAAGGACCTACTGGTGATAAACTTTGATCTGGAACCAGAGTGCCCTGATGTGGAGCTGCGAGCCACCCTGCAGTGGATAGCTGCTTCTGAACTTGGAATTCCAACCATCTATTTTAAGAAATctcaggaaaacagaattgAAAAG tttttagATGTTGTACAATTAGTTCAACGGAAGTCCTGGAAAGTGGGGGATATCTTTCATGCCGTGGTGCAGTACTGCAAGCTCAGTGAAGAAGGCAGAGAGATGACACCAAGCCTGTTTGACTGGCTTCTTGAATTGGGTTAA